The genomic segment AACCGTATACAAAAGACCGTCCGCCGAAGGTATCCGCAGCGCCTGCCCTGCGCTAATCCGGCGCGCATTATCGATATTATTAACCGATAGCAGCGTACCGAAATTCCGCAGCCCCGCACGGGAGGCAATACCGCTGACCGTATCTCCTTTCCTTACCGTATAATCCGTAAACGTTACCGTCGAAACATAATCGTTCGCGGCAGGTACGGAGAGTTGATCGGTAAAACCGTCCTGTTCCGGGAACACGTATGAATGCAAAGCACGGCTGAACGAAGGTTCCTCGCTAAAGGTCATCCTACGGATAGAATACGCGCCTGCACCGCCGCGCAATAATGAACCGGCCAGCACTGCATATACAATACTCAAAACCAATAGAAAAGGCAAAGGGTTGAATCGTATCCGCGGTACTGCACGGCTGGAAACCGTGCGGTGCTTTGTATATGATGATCCGCCGCCGTTAAAACCGGAAAGAAGACGCATATCTGCTGCTACGGCTGCCTGACCGGCTGAGCCGCCTGTATAACCGCTTCTATGCTTTACTTGAACCGCAAACGACATAGCATCGCTTTGTAACAGATCCATATCGGATGCATGATACGTTATTATATCCATAGTTACACTATCGGCAAAAAAACGGAAGACAAAAGACCTACTTAATTTGGAATTTGTTTACCGCATTTGTCAAATTTTCGACTAATGTTTTACCTTGTTGTGCAACCGTATTGACTTCCTGTACTGACCGGTTTATTTGCACCGCACCGCTTGCCATTTCGT from the Treponema vincentii F0403 genome contains:
- a CDS encoding LysM peptidoglycan-binding domain-containing M23 family metallopeptidase codes for the protein MDIITYHASDMDLLQSDAMSFAVQVKHRSGYTGGSAGQAAVAADMRLLSGFNGGGSSYTKHRTVSSRAVPRIRFNPLPFLLVLSIVYAVLAGSLLRGGAGAYSIRRMTFSEEPSFSRALHSYVFPEQDGFTDQLSVPAANDYVSTVTFTDYTVRKGDTVSGIASRAGLRNFGTLLSVNNIDNARRISAGQALRIPSADGLLYTVKKNETLAGIAAAHKVTVTALLDANDLTQETLSVGQKLFIPGASLSSFELRKALGELFIYPIQGRLTSPFGYRSDPFTGARSFHTGVDLAAPIGTPVKATLDGRIAETGFNRIFGNYVIITHDRGYQSLYGHLSAVSVKRGQYVTQGAIVGAVGNTGYSTGPHLHLSIYKNGSLINPFSVLK